The Deltaproteobacteria bacterium genome contains the following window.
TCGCTATCGCGCTCACACTGGCGCTCTCAGGCGGTAACAACTTTGCAACTACTCTGTTCTTCAATGTCTCTGCGTAACGTGCCATATTTATTCCTTATGCCCCAAAGTTAAAGATCATAACAAGGCGACAACTAGTCTGACACGGGGGGGCGGAGCAGTTAGGAGTTGACGTGCGGGGCAATCTAATTTAGCTTGTAGGCACACGAAGTAAGATTGATCGGCAGTGGCCGGCGTCTGACTTTTTTGTGAAGAGGACTCTCATGTGCGGGATTATCCCGTGCCGGCGAGTCCTCTTTTTTTTGAGCTGAGAGTCAAGTTTTCAATTTGGGTGATTGTACCTAGAAAGGAGAACCGGACATGCTGTGCACCTTAAAATTGGCGGCGGAAGAACTCGATTGCTCGCATGAGCATATCAGGCGGCAAGTTAGAACGGGGCGCTGGCCTTTCTATCGAATCGGCGAGCGCGCCATCCGAATCGATCCAGAAGAAATAAAAGCGCTAGTCCACGTCAACAAGAATGACGCCAGGTTAAAGACGCTGGACGCAAAACCATAAATAGCAACGCCTCGTCCGGCAATTCTGCTGGAAGAGGCGTAGCGAAACAACATCGGCGCGCCTGGCTGTGGCGGCGGGGCGCGGCGAACTTACGGAGGCACAACAATGACAACGCCAACTTATCCCACCCGAGTAAACCCAGCAAGACGCAGAGAACGCCCTCGTTGTCGGCACTGGGACGGCCCTTTTTGGCGCCCCTGGAATATCGAAGAAGTCACCGAATGTCCGACGTTCGAGGCCACGCGCAGCGACGACGGCATTTCGCTTTACTTCACGTGTCCATGCTGCCGCGTAGTCAACTCTCATGGGGCAGTCGGGCCGCGCCATGGCGAAGGCAACGGGCATCGCGGCCAGCACTGCCCATGCT
Protein-coding sequences here:
- a CDS encoding DNA-binding protein, whose amino-acid sequence is MLCTLKLAAEELDCSHEHIRRQVRTGRWPFYRIGERAIRIDPEEIKALVHVNKNDARLKTLDAKP